GCCGCGGCCCTGATAGCAACGCGAGCATTTCACTACACCAAGTACGAAGGTTTAATTATGTGGTCACTTTCGCTGCCCCAGGTCGCCGCTACACTAGCGGCCGCCTTGGTGGCGTACGAAGCCAAGAATTCAGCAGGTGAGCGGTTGATCGATGAACCCGTCCTCAACACCGTAATTGTCCTGATGGTGGTAACATCAGTTTTGGGACCAGTCTTAACAGAATCGTTCGGAGGGCGAATGGTTGCCACAAATGTTACGGTGGATGGTCCTGCAAGCCCGGCGCCGCACACTCAACAAGATCAGCCATGATCCAGCAACTTCTCCTTGCCCTAGCATTGACGTGCGTCACGGTCATTATCCATGCCGTGGGATCAGTCTATATCGTTATCCCGGCGGCAGGTTTATGGCCGCCGGGTGTCAATTCTGCCAAAAAGCCACGCCCGATCTGGACATTGATTCGGCTGGTGAGCGGCCTGTTGCTACTACACCTTTTTGAAATGACAGTCTGGGCTGCCGCGTTTGTAATCGTCGGCATGTTGCCTGATTTTGAAACCGCTTTGTACTTCTCATTGAAGAGCTATACGACCGTCGGATACGGAGATGTCCTGCCTCCGCAAGCATGGCGGCTTGTCGGCCCGCTCGAAGCAGCCGTCGGCGTTCTGATGCTCGGCTTGTCCACG
The window above is part of the Pirellulales bacterium genome. Proteins encoded here:
- a CDS encoding potassium channel family protein, which encodes MIQQLLLALALTCVTVIIHAVGSVYIVIPAAGLWPPGVNSAKKPRPIWTLIRLVSGLLLLHLFEMTVWAAAFVIVGMLPDFETALYFSLKSYTTVGYGDVLPPQAWRLVGPLEAAVGVLMLGLSTGFIVAAVQKIFTDRRQLLG